Within Anaerolineae bacterium, the genomic segment CTGGATTTTTAGCCGGCACAGCACTGCCGGCCTCTCTTTTCCCCGCCCCGAATCGTCCCATCCCAGGAAATTGGTGCCGGACTGCCCCAATCTGTAAGGGGTTTTGTAATCCCTCATCAGTATGATATGGGGTGTAAGCGGTTGAAGCAAGCGGCACACGAAGGTGATGGGAAATCATTCGCTTCAAATCATGATGGAGGTGGGTAAGATGAAAGCCACGCACAAAGTCGCACTGTATCGTCTGCTGAATGCCCGCAGTGCTCGTGTCCTGTATCTGGTGCTGGTGCTGATTGCCCTGGTGCTGGGCGCCGGCGCGCCGGATGCGGTGGGTGTTGGCGGCGGCGGCGCGGGTGGATGATTGGGTGACGGCAAGGCCCTGACGCGGTGCAGCGAAGAGGGCCGGCGATGATGGAATCGCTCACCCGCTTGCATCCCAGCCCGCGAGCGAGAGGAGGCAATCCCATGACGGCAAAGACGTTGTCCACCCTGATCGGGACGGCGGTCATCGACGAGAACTTCCGACAAACACTCTTAAGCGATCCCTGGTCGGCCTTGAACGGGTTTGATCTCACCCGCGAGGAAAAAGAGGCCATTGCCAGCATCGAGGCCAACAGCATTGAGCAGTTCGCCCTTCAGTTAGCGAGGTGGATTGCGCAAACCGGGGATCGCGTGTATGGATGATGCCCATGCCCCATACCCCCTTCCCTGCACTGTCGCAAACACGGGCGGGCACCCAGCCAGTTATCCTGATCGTCGATGATGAGCCCGATATACGGGCCCTGATGGGGCGCATTTTGCGTGAGCGTGGTTACTCGACCGTCGAGGCGTGCGACGGGGAGGAAGCGCTTACGCATCTTGCGCGTTTGCCGATCGGTCTGGTGATCTGCAACCTGCGCATGCCGCGGCTCTCGGGCACAGTGCTGTTCGACCT encodes:
- a CDS encoding Franean1_4349 family RiPP; this translates as MTAKTLSTLIGTAVIDENFRQTLLSDPWSALNGFDLTREEKEAIASIEANSIEQFALQLARWIAQTGDRVYG